The Primulina huaijiensis isolate GDHJ02 chromosome 12, ASM1229523v2, whole genome shotgun sequence genome has a window encoding:
- the LOC140990343 gene encoding serine hydroxymethyltransferase 3, chloroplastic-like isoform X3, whose amino-acid sequence MQACGGSAMMSSIQQTVWTQGSAFPSKLLGLNRCSNNVKLSSMRPCGSSPLEVNLVTGKPASSAPVPIRQIECDAGSNYVDFGLSEADPGLSEADPGLSEADPEVQSIIDREKNRQFKSLELIASENFTSRAVMEAVGSCLTNKYSEGLPGKRYYGGNEYIDELEILCQARALAAFSLDGEKWGVNVQPLSGSPANFEVYTAVLDPHDRIMGLDLPHGGHLSHGFMTPKRRVSGTSIYFESMPYRLDESTGFVDYEMLEKTATLFRPKLIIAGASAYPRDFDYPRMRKIADAVGAFLMMDMAHISGLVAASVVANPFDYCDIVTTTTHKSLRGPRGGMIFFKKDPVLGVDLESAINNAVFPGLQGGPHNHTIGGLSVCLKHAKSPAFKAYQNKVVNNCRALANRLIELGYKLVSGGSDNHLVLVDLHPLGIDGARVEKILDMASITLNKNSVPGLT is encoded by the exons ATGCAGGCTTGTGGTGGATCTGCAATGATGAGCTCTATTCAACAAACTGTTTGGACACAGGGATCGGCATTTCCTTCTAAATTGCTTGGTCTCAATCGGTGCTCAAATAACGTGAAATTGAGTTCGATGAGGCCATGTGGGTCGTCTCCATTGGAAGTGAACTTGGTTACCGGGAAGCCAGCCTCTTCTGCGCCTGTTCCTATCCGTCAAATTGAATGTG ATGCTGGGAGCAACTATGTGGACTTCGGCTTGAGTGAAGCAGATCCCGGCTTGAGTGAAGCAGATCCCGGCTTGAGTGAAGCAGATCCCGAAGTTCAGTCCATTATTGACAGGGAGAAGAATCGTCAATTTAAAAGCTTAGAACTTATCGCTTCAGAGAATTTTACATCACGTGCAGTGATGGAAGCTGTAGGTTCTTGCCTCACTAATAAATACTCAGAAGGACTACCGGGTAAAAG ATATTATGGTGGCAACGAGTACATTGATGAACTTGAGATTCTTTGTCAAGCGAGGGCACTTGCAGCATTTAGCTTGGATGGGGAAAAATGGGGTGTAAATGTTCAGCCATTGTCAGGTTCTCCTGCTAATTTTGAGGTTTACACCGCAGTTCTTGATCCACATGATCGCATAATG GGATTGGATTTACCTCACGGTGGACACTTGTCGCATGGTTTCATGACTCCCAAGAGACGAGTTTCTGGCACGTCTATCTATTTTGAGTCCATGCCCTATCGACTTGATGAGTCTACAG GCTTTGTTGATTATGAAATGCTTGAGAAAACAGCCACTCTGTTTCGTCCAAAACTTATAATTGCTGGTGCTAGTGCTTATCCTAGAGATTTTGACTATCCTCGCATGAGGAAG ATCGCTGATGCTGTTGGTGCTTTTCTCATGATGGATATGGCTCACATAAGTGGACTTGTTGCTGCCTCTGTTGTTGCTAATCCTTTTGATTACTGTGACATTGTTACGACTACAACACATAAG TCTCTGAGGGGTCCTAGAGGCGGCATGATCTTTTTCAAGAAGGATCCTGTTCTGGGAGTTGATTTAGAATCTGCCATTAACAATGCTGTTTTTCCAGGTCTACAG GGAGGTCCACACAATCACACAATTGGGGGGCTTTCTGTTTGTTTAAAACACGCAAAATCACCTGCCTTCAAGGCTTATCAAAATAAG GTGGTCAATAATTGTAGAGCTCTTGCCAACCGATTAATTGAGTTGGGCTACAAACTGGTCTCTGGAGGGAGTGATAACCATCTGGTCCTAGTGGATCTCCACCCCTTG